One Thomasclavelia spiroformis DSM 1552 DNA window includes the following coding sequences:
- a CDS encoding lipopolysaccharide biosynthesis protein: protein MTESRTKKTLRNTWFSFIYKISDVVLAFILRTIFIHTLDKAYLGLNGLFTNIMTVLSLMELGVGSAIVFSLYKPLAEKDGGKIAALMQIYKKTYNIIGILVCVVGLVITPFLKYIVNLPNNVSDIYLIYWLSIANTAVTYFLAYRRSLLMADQRNDINIKNQIIFRFTRFIALAIILVTTHNFILYLIADVINTLISNISITCTIKKKYAYVDKAVIEPLTKEEKQDITKYMASGIFSKIGQTIVTSTDNIIISTYLNTLLVGIYSNYSMVINGFDTMIYLFFSNITASIGNFALKKEKEDSEKLFKKINFANYLLAFIVTICMYSLISPFIEMWLGKDFLLSEITVTIIVLNFYISINQYCIANFMGAVGKLYYINRYRSLIEGIVNLFSSVILVKYTNLGITGVFLGTTICFLSGRVWMDAHTIYKHWFKTSFNNYLKMYIKRLVFCFVIALCSKYIIKKFLYLVGLNFFTWLCSALICLIISGTVLILVYAKTDEFKYYLNLIRNIKNKI from the coding sequence ATGACAGAAAGTAGAACAAAAAAAACATTAAGAAATACATGGTTTTCTTTCATTTATAAAATATCAGATGTAGTATTAGCATTTATTCTTAGAACAATCTTTATACACACTCTTGATAAGGCATATTTGGGCTTAAATGGATTATTTACAAATATTATGACGGTGCTATCTTTAATGGAGTTAGGAGTTGGTTCGGCAATAGTATTCTCTCTTTATAAACCTTTGGCAGAAAAAGATGGTGGAAAAATTGCGGCATTAATGCAAATTTATAAAAAAACTTATAATATAATAGGTATACTTGTATGTGTAGTAGGTTTAGTAATAACACCATTTTTGAAATATATTGTTAATTTACCAAATAATGTAAGCGATATTTATTTGATTTATTGGTTATCAATTGCTAATACTGCTGTAACGTACTTTTTAGCATATAGACGATCATTATTAATGGCTGATCAAAGAAATGATATTAATATTAAGAATCAAATTATTTTCCGTTTTACAAGATTTATTGCTTTAGCAATTATTTTAGTCACAACTCATAACTTTATTTTGTATTTGATAGCAGATGTTATTAATACACTGATTTCTAATATTAGTATAACATGCACAATAAAAAAGAAATATGCATATGTAGATAAAGCTGTAATTGAGCCTTTAACAAAAGAAGAAAAGCAAGATATAACTAAATATATGGCTTCAGGCATTTTTTCGAAAATAGGGCAAACTATTGTAACAAGTACAGATAATATAATTATTTCAACTTATCTAAATACTTTACTTGTTGGGATTTATTCAAATTATAGTATGGTTATCAATGGATTTGATACAATGATTTATTTGTTTTTTTCAAATATTACAGCTTCTATTGGTAATTTTGCCTTAAAAAAAGAAAAAGAAGATTCAGAAAAATTATTTAAGAAAATTAATTTTGCGAATTATTTGCTAGCATTTATTGTCACAATATGTATGTATAGTCTTATATCACCTTTTATTGAAATGTGGCTTGGGAAGGATTTTTTATTATCAGAAATTACTGTAACAATAATTGTTCTTAATTTTTATATTTCAATTAATCAATATTGTATTGCAAATTTTATGGGAGCTGTAGGAAAATTATATTACATAAATCGTTATAGAAGTCTTATAGAGGGTATAGTTAATTTATTTTCATCAGTTATATTAGTAAAATATACTAATCTTGGAATAACTGGAGTTTTTCTTGGAACAACAATATGTTTTTTAAGCGGACGTGTTTGGATGGATGCACATACAATATATAAGCATTGGTTTAAAACGTCATTTAATAACTATTTAAAAATGTATATTAAGCGACTTGTATTTTGTTTTGTAATTGCGCTATGTAGTAAATATATTATAAAAAAATTTCTTTATTTAGTTGGATTAAATTTCTTTACATGGTTATGCTCAGCTTTAATTTGTTTAATTATATCTGGGACAGTATTGATTCTAGTTTATGCGAAAACTGACGAATTTAAATATTATCTTAATTTAATTAGGAATATAAAAAATAAAATATAA
- a CDS encoding nucleoside-diphosphate sugar epimerase/dehydratase, translating into MTQFKDKTLLITGGTGSFGNAVLNRFLETDIKEIRVFSRDELKQDNMRHEYQAKYPDVFHKLKFYIGDVRDINSIKNAMHGVDYVYHAAALKQVPSCEFFPIEAVKTNVLGTENVLTAAIESGVKRVVCLSTDKAAYPVNAMGTSKAMMEKVIVAKSRTVDPDKTAIMCTRYGNVLASRGSVVPLFINQIKEGNDLTVTDPTMTRFVMTLEEAVDLVLFAFENGESGDIFVQKAPACTIEVLAKAVKELFNADNEIKVIGIRHGEKMYETLLTDEECANAIDLGNFYRVPADKRDLNYDKYFFEGMVKNTLTQFNSNNTRLMTLKEVKEKLMEVKLVRDELNEWENK; encoded by the coding sequence ATGACACAATTTAAAGATAAAACATTATTAATTACCGGAGGAACTGGTTCCTTCGGTAATGCAGTATTAAACAGATTTCTAGAAACTGATATCAAAGAAATCAGAGTGTTTTCTAGAGATGAATTAAAACAGGATAATATGAGACATGAATATCAGGCTAAATATCCTGATGTTTTTCATAAACTTAAGTTTTATATCGGTGATGTTCGTGATATAAACAGTATTAAAAATGCAATGCATGGTGTTGATTATGTCTATCATGCTGCAGCTTTAAAACAGGTACCATCTTGTGAGTTTTTTCCAATTGAAGCTGTTAAAACAAACGTTTTGGGTACTGAAAATGTCTTAACTGCAGCAATTGAAAGTGGAGTCAAAAGAGTAGTATGTCTATCAACAGATAAAGCAGCTTATCCTGTAAATGCAATGGGAACAAGCAAGGCAATGATGGAAAAAGTAATCGTAGCTAAGTCTAGAACAGTAGATCCAGATAAAACAGCAATCATGTGTACAAGATATGGAAATGTATTAGCATCAAGAGGTAGTGTAGTACCTCTTTTTATTAACCAGATAAAAGAAGGAAATGATTTAACTGTAACCGATCCAACGATGACAAGATTTGTAATGACATTGGAAGAAGCGGTAGATTTAGTATTATTTGCATTTGAAAACGGAGAAAGTGGAGATATCTTTGTACAGAAGGCACCAGCATGTACAATTGAAGTATTAGCTAAGGCGGTAAAGGAATTGTTTAATGCCGATAATGAAATTAAAGTAATTGGAATTAGACATGGTGAAAAGATGTATGAAACACTATTAACAGATGAAGAATGTGCCAATGCAATTGACTTGGGAAATTTCTATCGAGTACCGGCTGATAAAAGAGATTTGAACTATGACAAATATTTCTTTGAAGGAATGGTGAAAAATACATTAACACAGTTCAATTCAAATAATACAAGACTGATGACCTTAAAAGAAGTAAAAGAAAAATTAATGGAAGTCAAGTTAGTAAGAGATGAACTGAATGAATGGGAGAATAAATAA
- a CDS encoding NAD-dependent epimerase/dehydratase family protein, with translation MKILVTGAKGFVGQNLVASLKNIKDGKDRTRPSLNIEDIYEYDTDSDESLLDTYCKDCDFVFNLAGVNRPKDQSEFMKGNFGFASRLLDTLKKYDNKCGVMLSSSIQATLIGRYADSDYGKSKLAGENLFFDYANEIGTKVYVYRFPNLFGKWCRPNYNSAVATFCYNYAHDLEIQVNDASVELELLYIDDLINEMLDILEDKEHHCIFDGVDAIEDKDGKYCYVPTTHKATLGHIVELLDSFKAQPNTLVMPEIPNNSFAKKLYSTYLSYLPEEKTIFPLKMNIDERGSFTELLKTKNCGQFSVNISKPGITKGQHWHHSKWEFFIVVSGHGLIQERKIGSDEVIEFEVSGDKIEAIHMLPGYTHNIINLSDSEDLVTVMWANESFDPDHPDTYYEEV, from the coding sequence ATGAAAATCTTAGTAACAGGAGCTAAAGGTTTTGTGGGACAAAATCTTGTGGCTTCATTAAAAAATATCAAAGATGGTAAAGATCGAACTAGACCATCATTAAATATTGAAGATATCTATGAATATGATACCGACAGTGATGAATCACTGTTAGATACATACTGTAAAGACTGTGATTTTGTCTTTAATTTAGCTGGAGTTAATCGTCCTAAAGACCAAAGTGAATTTATGAAAGGTAACTTTGGTTTTGCCAGTAGGCTGTTAGATACATTAAAGAAATATGATAATAAATGTGGTGTGATGCTTTCATCATCTATTCAGGCAACATTGATTGGGCGATATGCAGACAGTGATTATGGAAAAAGTAAACTTGCAGGTGAAAATCTGTTTTTTGATTATGCAAATGAAATAGGTACAAAAGTATATGTATATCGTTTTCCTAATCTGTTTGGTAAGTGGTGCAGACCAAATTATAACAGTGCGGTAGCAACATTCTGTTACAATTATGCTCATGATTTAGAGATTCAGGTAAATGATGCAAGTGTTGAACTTGAATTATTATATATTGATGATCTAATTAATGAAATGCTTGATATTTTAGAAGATAAAGAACATCATTGTATATTTGACGGAGTTGATGCAATTGAAGATAAAGACGGAAAATACTGTTATGTACCGACAACTCATAAAGCAACATTAGGTCATATTGTTGAACTGTTAGACAGCTTCAAAGCACAGCCAAATACCTTAGTTATGCCGGAAATTCCAAACAACAGTTTTGCAAAGAAACTGTACAGTACATATTTATCATACTTACCAGAGGAAAAAACAATATTTCCTTTGAAGATGAATATCGATGAAAGAGGAAGTTTTACAGAATTACTTAAAACAAAAAACTGTGGACAGTTTTCAGTCAATATCAGTAAACCAGGGATCACAAAAGGACAGCACTGGCATCACAGCAAGTGGGAGTTCTTTATTGTCGTATCGGGACATGGACTGATTCAGGAAAGAAAGATAGGTAGTGATGAAGTAATTGAGTTTGAGGTATCAGGTGATAAGATTGAAGCAATTCATATGTTACCAGGATATACACATAACATCATTAATTTATCAGATAGTGAAGATCTAGTAACAGTAATGTGGGCAAATGAATCATTTGATCCTGATCATCCTGATACCTATTATGAGGAGGTATAA
- the wecB gene encoding non-hydrolyzing UDP-N-acetylglucosamine 2-epimerase, producing the protein MEITTDYSNVKWQENDKLKLLIIVGTRPEIIRLAAVINKCRKYFDCILAHTGQNYDYNLNGIFFHDLKLDDPDVYMNAVGDDLGATVGNIINCSYKLMNQIKPDALLILGDTNSCLSAISAKRLHIPIFHMEAGNRCKDECLPEETNRRIVDIISDVNLAYSEHARKYLHECGLPKERVYVTGSPMAEVLHNNLEQIKSSKILEKLSLKEKGYILLSAHREENIDTEKNFLSLFNAINKMAEKYDMPILYSCHPRSKKRLKESGFKLDSRVIQHEPLGFHDYNNLQMNAFAVVSDSGTLPEESSFFTSIGKSFPAICIRTSTERPEALDKACFILAGIDEKSLLQAVDAAAEMNDNSDIGIPVPDYIEENVSTKVVKLIQSYTGVVNKMVWRKY; encoded by the coding sequence ATGGAAATAACTACAGATTATTCAAATGTTAAATGGCAAGAAAATGATAAATTAAAATTATTGATTATTGTAGGAACTAGACCTGAAATTATTAGATTAGCTGCTGTAATTAATAAATGTCGTAAATACTTTGACTGTATCTTAGCTCATACTGGTCAAAACTATGATTATAATTTAAATGGGATCTTCTTTCATGATTTAAAACTGGATGATCCTGATGTCTATATGAATGCAGTTGGTGATGATCTTGGTGCAACTGTTGGCAATATCATCAACTGTTCTTATAAGCTTATGAATCAAATCAAACCAGATGCATTGCTTATCTTAGGGGATACTAACAGCTGCTTAAGTGCCATCAGTGCTAAAAGATTGCATATCCCTATCTTTCATATGGAAGCTGGAAACAGATGCAAGGATGAATGTCTGCCAGAAGAAACAAATCGAAGAATCGTTGATATTATTTCAGATGTCAATCTGGCATACAGTGAACATGCAAGAAAATACTTACATGAATGTGGACTGCCAAAAGAAAGAGTATATGTAACAGGTTCACCGATGGCCGAAGTATTACATAATAATCTAGAACAGATCAAATCATCAAAGATCTTAGAAAAACTGAGTCTAAAAGAAAAAGGCTATATTTTATTAAGTGCTCATCGAGAAGAAAATATCGATACTGAAAAAAACTTCTTATCGCTGTTTAATGCTATCAATAAAATGGCAGAAAAATATGATATGCCAATATTATATTCATGCCATCCAAGAAGCAAAAAAAGACTAAAAGAATCAGGATTCAAACTAGATTCAAGAGTAATTCAACATGAACCGTTAGGATTTCATGACTACAATAACTTACAGATGAATGCCTTTGCAGTAGTAAGTGACAGTGGAACATTACCAGAAGAAAGCAGTTTTTTTACATCAATAGGGAAATCGTTTCCAGCGATCTGTATACGAACAAGTACAGAAAGACCAGAAGCGTTAGATAAAGCGTGCTTTATCTTAGCAGGGATAGATGAAAAATCATTATTACAGGCAGTAGATGCAGCAGCAGAGATGAATGATAATAGTGATATAGGAATACCGGTACCTGACTATATAGAAGAGAATGTAAGTACAAAGGTAGTAAAACTGATACAGTCATATACTGGAGTAGTTAATAAGATGGTATGGAGAAAATATTAA
- a CDS encoding Fic family protein: MKYIQLKKMFHIDENKCNELYFKRFNSETTNHLEIKLNNEYECFYLINDEILSLLDKIYMLNTWLEKTMASDALPNLAKEYLIISTLVEEIRSSNQMEGIYSTRKELKDMLINNTPKNYKRFSGMINKYEKLRKEQFLKLNSVSDIRALYDEILLEDVINEDEKDKPDGVIFRKGSVEISSGTKVIHQGIVGENNIIDMIEKSLKILNNENINFLIRIAVFHYLFEYIHPFYNGNGRMGRFLASGYLANHLNILCALQFSIACTHNNKKYYEAFTLTNDIRNKSDLTVFIIYFLEIYLSGLQELKEKIEDTINVYNYTVKKLCKYVDSKYQSLVELILQVTLFGIEGFTMTQLVKITNYSEQSIRAIIKKINHENNIIKIDQQHKPYKYSINLDVVSKLKEL, translated from the coding sequence ATGAAATATATACAATTAAAAAAGATGTTTCATATTGATGAAAACAAATGTAATGAATTATATTTTAAAAGATTTAATAGTGAAACAACTAATCATTTAGAAATAAAATTAAATAACGAATATGAATGTTTTTACTTAATCAATGATGAAATTTTATCTTTGCTTGATAAAATCTATATGCTAAATACATGGTTAGAAAAAACTATGGCTTCTGATGCATTACCAAATTTAGCAAAAGAATATTTAATCATTAGCACCCTTGTCGAGGAAATTAGAAGTTCTAATCAAATGGAGGGGATATATAGTACACGAAAAGAATTAAAAGATATGCTTATTAATAATACTCCTAAAAATTATAAAAGATTTTCAGGAATGATTAATAAATATGAAAAACTAAGGAAAGAACAATTTCTAAAATTAAATTCAGTATCGGATATTAGAGCATTGTATGATGAAATTCTTCTTGAAGATGTTATCAACGAAGATGAAAAAGATAAACCTGATGGTGTGATATTTAGAAAAGGTAGTGTTGAAATTAGTTCTGGAACTAAAGTTATTCATCAAGGAATTGTGGGAGAAAATAATATTATTGACATGATTGAAAAATCATTAAAAATACTTAATAATGAAAATATTAATTTTTTAATAAGAATTGCTGTGTTTCATTATTTATTTGAATATATTCATCCTTTTTATAATGGTAATGGCAGAATGGGTAGATTTTTAGCAAGTGGTTATTTAGCTAATCATTTAAATATATTATGTGCACTTCAGTTTTCTATTGCTTGCACACATAATAACAAAAAATATTATGAAGCCTTCACTTTGACAAATGATATTAGAAATAAAAGTGATTTAACTGTTTTTATCATTTATTTTTTAGAAATATATTTATCAGGTCTTCAAGAATTGAAAGAAAAAATTGAAGATACGATTAATGTGTACAATTATACGGTAAAAAAATTATGTAAATACGTTGATTCTAAATACCAGTCATTAGTTGAATTAATTTTACAAGTCACATTATTTGGGATTGAAGGTTTTACAATGACGCAACTTGTTAAAATCACTAACTACAGCGAACAAAGCATTCGAGCAATAATCAAAAAAATTAATCATGAAAATAATATTATTAAAATTGATCAACAACACAAACCATATAAATACAGTATAAATCTTGATGTTGTTTCTAAATTAAAAGAATTATAG
- a CDS encoding Abi family protein, giving the protein MNTTRIHKKSLDIKNRIQKLENRNLILDDSKMLYDFLKKKTTYYHLTSYRFLLDNYDKTMDNYNNHRSNELIALYELDKELSFLFFNEIRTIEQSLRAHIANLCHENDGVTFKLDETNKTVILEENYCKNDNRIKFIADTNFNKNISKQLFNDIYKMKEDPAIKHHLNDYQKIIPLWVIINYVSFGTLVRLIECFTTAKLNEFMKGKSYKKATSAFDPCRTYLKAIQMLRNKISHHSNILGKKSPYHVKGYSYSIYFIGYYGISAWASFLLNDSNTSIRLKKEIKNIIRKINRTYNTTFDFTIFMCKNIK; this is encoded by the coding sequence ATGAATACAACTAGAATTCATAAAAAATCTTTAGATATCAAAAATCGTATACAAAAACTAGAAAATAGAAATCTTATCTTAGATGATTCTAAAATGCTTTATGATTTTCTTAAGAAAAAGACAACCTATTATCATTTAACAAGCTATAGATTTCTATTAGATAATTATGATAAAACAATGGATAATTATAATAATCATCGTTCAAATGAACTAATTGCTTTATATGAATTAGATAAAGAGTTATCTTTTCTATTTTTTAATGAAATTAGAACTATCGAACAGTCACTACGTGCTCATATTGCTAATCTTTGCCATGAAAATGATGGAGTAACTTTTAAATTAGATGAAACAAACAAAACAGTGATTTTAGAAGAAAATTATTGTAAAAATGATAATCGTATCAAATTTATAGCTGATACTAATTTTAATAAGAATATTAGTAAGCAGCTTTTCAATGATATATATAAAATGAAAGAAGATCCGGCTATAAAACATCATCTTAATGATTATCAAAAAATAATACCTCTTTGGGTTATTATTAATTATGTTAGCTTTGGTACTTTAGTAAGACTAATTGAATGCTTTACAACTGCGAAACTTAACGAATTTATGAAAGGAAAAAGTTATAAAAAAGCTACTTCAGCTTTTGATCCATGTAGAACATATTTAAAAGCAATCCAAATGCTTAGAAATAAGATATCACATCATTCAAATATTCTTGGCAAAAAATCTCCTTATCATGTTAAAGGATATAGTTATTCGATTTATTTTATCGGTTATTATGGTATTTCAGCCTGGGCATCATTTCTTTTGAACGATTCAAATACTTCCATTCGTTTAAAAAAAGAAATAAAAAATATAATTAGAAAAATTAATCGCACTTATAATACTACATTTGATTTTACAATTTTTATGTGTAAAAATATAAAATAA
- a CDS encoding AbiH family protein codes for MKNVLVIGNGFDIAHGLYTKYIDFYNFCNAIKRVINDKKEIAIREDIKEELLRSEFMKSTANIINNKKIVNDEVLEKMMNICKDNYWLNCIEERNLSNDPHWFDIEGVIADEISKLSYVTNNFDKIAFSRHNVISNENREILKMYDKIINQSETDNYKLSIYIFKEKLLSDLNDLTWMLEIYLSKFLNRKSKTYKFFETLNIDYIINFNYTDTYNKLYKKNIPTHFIHGKIRNNDKDAVNMVFGIGDSINEDDNNYEFIEFQKYYQRIIYKTGNDYAKWLDNDEIMNIFIFGHSVNEVDGDIIERLVTRKHTNIYIYYYDQQALNSIVANLTRILGKDMIIDYTNKNKIVFLVNDINNSFNISKDTLIVNHKELIEV; via the coding sequence ATGAAGAATGTTTTAGTGATAGGAAATGGTTTTGATATAGCACATGGTTTATATACTAAATATATTGATTTTTATAATTTTTGTAATGCAATAAAAAGAGTTATTAATGATAAAAAAGAAATAGCTATAAGAGAAGATATAAAAGAAGAATTATTAAGATCTGAATTTATGAAATCAACAGCTAATATTATTAATAATAAAAAGATAGTTAATGATGAGGTATTAGAGAAAATGATGAATATTTGTAAAGATAATTACTGGTTAAATTGTATTGAAGAACGTAATTTATCTAATGATCCTCACTGGTTTGATATTGAAGGAGTTATTGCTGATGAGATTTCTAAATTGTCATATGTGACCAATAATTTTGATAAAATAGCTTTTTCTCGGCATAATGTAATTTCAAATGAAAATAGAGAAATATTAAAGATGTATGATAAAATTATAAATCAATCAGAAACTGATAACTATAAATTGTCAATATACATATTTAAAGAAAAATTGCTATCTGATTTAAATGATTTAACATGGATGCTAGAAATTTATTTATCAAAGTTTTTAAATAGAAAATCAAAAACATACAAATTTTTTGAAACATTAAATATCGATTATATAATTAATTTCAATTATACCGATACATATAATAAACTTTATAAAAAAAACATCCCAACTCACTTTATTCATGGGAAAATAAGAAATAATGATAAAGATGCCGTGAATATGGTCTTTGGTATTGGTGATAGTATAAATGAAGATGATAATAATTATGAATTTATTGAATTTCAAAAATATTATCAAAGAATTATTTATAAGACAGGTAATGATTATGCTAAATGGTTAGATAATGATGAAATAATGAATATTTTTATATTTGGTCATTCAGTTAATGAAGTGGATGGGGATATTATTGAAAGATTAGTTACAAGGAAACATACAAATATTTATATCTATTATTATGATCAACAAGCATTAAATAGCATTGTTGCAAATCTAACAAGAATTTTAGGTAAAGATATGATTATTGATTATACTAACAAAAATAAGATTGTATTTTTAGTAAATGATATTAATAATTCATTTAATATTTCTAAGGATACATTAATAGTGAATCATAAAGAATTAATAGAAGTATAG